The nucleotide window ACTATTGTTTTGTCAATTGCAACATCGTTGTATTGTATAAAACGACTAGGATTCGCAGTAACTTGAGCGGCACCTCCGCAGATTTTTGCCCAGGCCGCTCCGCGAGGATCCCAGATGACCTCATCCGCCGCTCACTCCTTGGCGTCCTCCGCCGGCCTCCGCCTCGCGAGATGCTCCTTTGGCGTCGGCGACCGCTTTGCCCATCAAGCCCGGGCTCAGTTGCGCGCCTGCGTCATGGCTTCGCAGCGTGGCGTCGAGATCATTCCGGTATGGAACAAGTCGAACCGCGAACACCGCATTGTCGGTTCCAAGCCCGACAGCGTGCGCGCCGCCGCCGAAATCGCGGTCCGCGAGCTGGAATGGACCAGGCCTTTCCACGTGGACGCCGACCATATCAACCTCGACACGGTGGACGACTTCCTGCCATCGAGCGACTTTTACACCCTGGACGTTGCCTATGCCATCGGCAAGCCACCGCAGCCGTCGGCCATCGGCGCATTCATCGGCCGCCATCCTGAGTTACTGCGGCCCATAGAACTGCAAGCTCGCGGGTCCGTCCGGCCACTGTCGCCCGAAGGGTTGGCCGAGATCGCAACCAAGTACCTGTTCGCCACCCAGGAGGCGGGCAGGATTTATCGGCACATCGAGAGCGCGCTGGGAACCGGCGCCTTCATCACCGAAGTCTCGATGGACGAAACCGACACTCCCCAGAGTCCCGCCGAGTTGTTGGTGATCCTCGCGGCCCTGTCCGATGAGGGCATTCCCCTGCAAACGATTGCGCCGAAGTTTACCGGCCGCTTCAACAAGGGCGTGGATTATGTGGGAGACGTGGCGCAGTTTGAAGCCGAGTTTCGCAGCGACTTGGCGGTCATCGCTCATGCTATCGACGTCTACGGCCTGCCTGCCCAACTCAAGCTGAGCATCCATTCCGGCAGCGACAAATTCTCCATCTATCCGGCCATACGCCGCGCCCTGCGCGATACCGGGGCCGGCGTGCATGTAAAAACAGCCGGCACCACCTGGCTCGAAGAACTGGTCGGACTGGCGGAAGCTGGTGGAGATGGCCTTGCACTGGCGAAGGAGATCTACGCCGCGGCGTATGTACATCGTGATGAGCTGTGCGCTCCCTATGCAACCGTGATTGATATCAGCGCAGCGAGACTGCCCTCTCCGGAGCAGGTCAACGGGTGGTCGTCACAGCAGTATGCGGACGCTCTGCGTCACGACCCGAAGTGTCCCGAGTACAACCCCGATTTCCGCCAGTTGCTGCACGTTGCCTATAAGGTCGCCGCGAAGCTGGGCCGGCGCTATCTGGACATGCTGGTGGCGTGCGAAGACTCCATCTCGCGCAATGTGATCGCCAACTTGTACGAAAGGCAT belongs to Terriglobia bacterium and includes:
- a CDS encoding tagaturonate epimerase family protein yields the protein MTSSAAHSLASSAGLRLARCSFGVGDRFAHQARAQLRACVMASQRGVEIIPVWNKSNREHRIVGSKPDSVRAAAEIAVRELEWTRPFHVDADHINLDTVDDFLPSSDFYTLDVAYAIGKPPQPSAIGAFIGRHPELLRPIELQARGSVRPLSPEGLAEIATKYLFATQEAGRIYRHIESALGTGAFITEVSMDETDTPQSPAELLVILAALSDEGIPLQTIAPKFTGRFNKGVDYVGDVAQFEAEFRSDLAVIAHAIDVYGLPAQLKLSIHSGSDKFSIYPAIRRALRDTGAGVHVKTAGTTWLEELVGLAEAGGDGLALAKEIYAAAYVHRDELCAPYATVIDISAARLPSPEQVNGWSSQQYADALRHDPKCPEYNPDFRQLLHVAYKVAAKLGRRYLDMLVACEDSISRNVIANLYERHLTPIFLAGDASA